One region of Pogoniulus pusillus isolate bPogPus1 chromosome 19, bPogPus1.pri, whole genome shotgun sequence genomic DNA includes:
- the NLGN3 gene encoding LOW QUALITY PROTEIN: neuroligin-3 (The sequence of the model RefSeq protein was modified relative to this genomic sequence to represent the inferred CDS: deleted 1 base in 1 codon), with protein sequence MWLILWRSPFLPPVLQVPELVASWDLRFALWVLSFASAVVQMEAQVYSPTVNTHYGKLRGVRVPLPSEILGPVDQYLGVPYAAPPIGEKRFMPPEPPPSWSGIRNATHFSPVCPQNIHNAVPEIMLPIWFTSNLDIVATYIQDPNEDCLYLNIYIPTEDVKRISKECTRKPNKKICRKGGASAKKQGEDLADNDGDEDEDIRDSGAKPVMVYIHGGSYMEGTGNMIDGSVLASYGNVIVITLNYRVGVLGFLSTGDQAAKGNYGLLDQIQALRWVSENIAFFGGDPLRITVFGSGIGASCVSLLTLSHHSEGLFQRAIIQSGSALSSWAVNYQPVKYTSMLADKVGCNVLDTVDMVDCLRQKSAKELVEQDIQPARYHVAFGPVIDGDVIPDDPEILMEQGEFLNYDIMLGVNQGEGLKFVEGVVDPEDGVSGSDFDYSVSNFVDNLYGYPEGKDTLRETIKFMYTDWADRDNPETRRKTLVALFTDHQWVEPSVVTADLHARYGSPTYFYAFYHHCQSLMKPAWSDAAHGDEVPYVFGIPMIGPTDLFPCNFSKNDVMLSAVVMTYWTNFAKTGDPNKPVPQDTKFIHTKANRFEEVAWSKYNPRDQLYLHIGLKPRVRDHYRATKVAFWKHLVPHLYNLHDMFHYTSTTTKVPPPDTTQNSHITRRPNSKLWTTKRPAISPAYNSDNGKEKWSPEQEAGTLLESPRDYSTELSVTIAVGASLLFLNVLAFAALYYRKDKRRQDTHQQPSPQHGATNDIAHTPDEEMPSLQVSQGHHECEAVPPHDALRLASLPDYTLTLRRSPDDIPLMTPNTITMIPNSLVGLQTLHPYNTFTAGFNSTGLPHSHSTTRV encoded by the exons ATGTGGCTGATACTCTGGAGAAGCCCTTTCTTG CCCCCTGTTCTCCAAGTGCCTGAGCTGGTGGCCAGCTGGGATCTGCGTTTTGCCCTCTGGGTCCTGAGCTTCGCCTCGGCGGTTGTGCAGATGGAGGCCCAGGTCTACTCACCAACCGTCAACACTCACTATGGGAAGTTACGGGGAGTGCGTGTGCCACTGCCCAGTGAGATCCTGGGGCCTGTGGACCAGTACCTAGGGGTGCCTTATGCTGCCCCCCCCATTGGGGAGAAGAGGTTCATGCCCCCTGAGCCACCACCGTCCTGGTCAGGCATTAGGAATGCTACCCACTTCTCGCCAGTCTGCCCCCAGAACATCCACAACGCTGTTCCTGAGATCATGCTGCCCATCTGGTTTACCTCCAATTTGGATATCGTGGCCACGTACATCCAGGACCCCAATGAGGATTGTCTGTACCTCAACATCTACATCCCCACAGAGGATG TAAAACGGATTTCCAAGGAATGCACCCGAAAGCCCAACAAGAAAATATGTAGGAAAGGAG GAGCCAGCGCTAAGAAACAGGGCGAGGACTTAGCGGATAATGACGGTGATGAAGATGAAG ACATCCGGGACAGCGGGGCCAAGCCAGTGATGGTGTACATCCACGGTGGCTCATACATGGAGGGCACAGGGAACATGATAGACGGCAGCGTCCTGGCCAGCTACGGCAACGTTATTGTCATCACTCTCAACTACCGCGTCGGAGTGCTCG GGTTCTTGAGCACAGGAGACCAGGCTGCCAAAGGCAATTACGGGCTGCTGGACCAGATCCAGGCCCTGCGCTGGGTCAGTGAGAACATTGCCTTCTTTGGAGGAGATCCCCTGCGCATCACCGTCTTCGGCTCCGGCATTGGTGCCTCCTGCGTCAGCCTGCTCACCCTCTCCCACCACTCTGAAG GTCTGTTCCAGAGGGCAATCATCCAAAGTGGTTCTGCCCTCTCCAGCTGGGCAGTGAACTACCAGCCTGTGAAGTACACCAGCATGCTGGCCGACAAAGTGGGCTGCAATGTGCTGGATACAGTGGACATGGTGGACTGCCTGCGGCAGAAGAGTGCCAAGGAGCTAGTGGAGCAGGACATCCAGCCAGCTCGCTACCATGTGGCCTTTGGGCCTGTCATTGATGGCGATGTCATCCCAGATGACCCAGAAatcctgatggagcagggcgAGTTCCTCAATTATGATATCATGCTGGGGGTCAATCAGGGTGAGGGGCTGAAGTTTGTGGAGGGCGTGGTGGACCCTGAGGATGGCGTCTCGGGCAGTGACTTTGACTACTCGGTCTCCAACTTTGTAGACAACCTGTATGGCTACCCTGAGGGCAAGGACACCTTGAGGGAGACCATCAAGTTCATGTACACTGACTGGGCTGACAGGGACAACCCCGAGACACGTCGCAAGACTCTGGTGGCTCTCTTCACTGACCACCAGTGGGTAGAGCCATCGGTGGTGACAGCTGACCTGCATGCCCGCTATGGCTCGCCCACTTACTTCTACGCCTTCTACCACCACTGCCAGAGCCTGATGAAGCCTGCATGGTCCGATGCAGCCCATGGGGACGAGGTGCCTTATGTGTTTGGGATCCCCATGATTGGCCCCACAGACCTCTTTCCCTGCAATTTCTCCAAGAACGATGTCATGCTCAGTGCTGTGGTGATGACCTACTGGACCAACTTTGCCAAGACAGG GGACCCCAACAAGCCTGTACCCCAGGACACAAAGTTCATTCACACAAAGGCCAACCGGTTTGAGGAGGTGGCCTGGTCCAAGTACAACCCCCGTGACCAGCTGTACCTGCACATTGGACTGAAGCCACGGGTACGTGACCACTACCGGGCCACCAAGGTGGCTTTCTGGAAGCACCTGGTTCCCCACCTGTACAACCTCCACGACATGTTCCACtacacctccaccaccaccaaagtGCCGCCACCCGACACCACGCAGAACTCCCACATTACCCGACGGCCAAACAGCAAGCTCTGGACCACCAAGCGCCCTGCCATCTCACCTGCCTATAACAGCGACAACGGGAAGGAGAAGTGGAGCCcggagcaggaggcaggcacCCTGCTGGAGAGCCCCCGCGACTATTCCACTGAGCTGAGTGTCACCATTGCCGTGGGtgcttccctcctcttcctcaatgTGCTGGCCTTCGCTGCCCTCTACTATCGCAAGGACAAGCGCCGGCAGGACAcacaccagcagcccagcccccagcacgGTGCCACCAACGACATTGCCCACACACCCGATGAGGAGATGCCCTCCTTGCAGGTGAGCCAGGGGCACCATGAGTGCGAGGCTGTGCCGCCCCACGATGCCCTTCGCCTGGCCTCTCTGCCTGACTACACTCTCACCTTGCGCCGCTCCCCGGATGACATCCCACTCATGACCCCCAATACCATCACCATGATACCCAACTCGCTGGTGGGGCTGCAGACCCTGCACCCTTACAACACCTTCACTGCGGGCTTCAACAGCACAGGGCTCCCACACTCACACTCCACCACCAGGGTATAG